The DNA sequence CCTGGCGGCCCTCGATCTCCCTGGGGTTCTCCCGCTCGCCTTTCATCCCCGAGAGGATGCGGCGGGTGAAGGCCCCGAAATCCACCGTCAGTCGGAGCAGCTTGCGCGAGCCCGGCACGTCTTCGACGCTGACGATGGTCCCCACGCGGACGTCGATCTTGTCCAGGATGTCCATGGTGATCACCGGCTTGACCTCGGCGGTCATGATTCCCTGCCTCCCCGCGATCGTCGCCCGGGCGAATCTCATCATCCGGTCAAACCCTCGATGAGCTTGACCGGGTTCACGATGATCCCCAGGGCCTAGTCTTTTCCGTCATGGGCCACTCTCGTCGTTTCACCGGTGGCCAGCGCCACCTTCCAGAACCGCCGGGGGGTTACTTTCGGGTCGACCTGGCAGGCCAGGGCATAGAGGCCGGCGATGCTGGCCGTGCAGCGCGAATCCATCGGCACCAGGAGGAACCTATTCCTGAGGGTCTGGTTGACATCAAGGAGGCGGTCGATACCCCGAGCGGTGTAGGCGAAGTCGGTCCAGTGCTCGTTGGCCACGTAGTAAAGGTCCGCCTCGGGGGCGACCCCCAGAGTCTTGCCCACGGCGATGGAGGCCACCGTCGCGATGGGCGAGTTCTCCGGCTCCCTTGTCGTCACCTGCCGCCCGGTTGAAGGGACCTCCATAGGTGCGTGAAGGGGGCCCGACCGGGAGGTAATCGCGGCTATCCGACGAATCCTGGAGGACGGCCTGAATGCGCCGCCTTCCTGGGCCGCGCTCCGGCCGAGAGTGGGGGAAACCTGATGCGTCCGGGCCCGGCGATGACGGCCGGCGAATCGATGGGCGCCGGTGACAGCCGAGCCAGGCTGTCTCGGAACACCTTCATCAACACCTGCCACGGGATGGTCTCGATCACCGCCGTCAACATGGTCCAGCCTTTCCTGGGTATCTACGCCATCAAGGGGGGGGCGTCCAACTTCCTGGTGGCCATGCTTTCGACCGCGCCGGCCTTGGTCAGCCTGCTGGCGATGATCCCCGGGGCCTCGTTCATCGACCGCCGCTCCGATAAGAAGCGGCTGACGGCCCTTTTCTTCCTCGCCAACCGGGCTTTTTACCTGGCCGTGGCCGCCGCGACCCTGGCCCCGGCGGCCTACCGCCCGCTCCTCATCGTCACCGCGGTCGCCCTGATGAACCTCCCGGCCGCCATCTCCAACGTCGCCTGGCAAGCCTTCATCGCCGGGATCATCCCGCCCGACCAGCGACCGTCGGCCTTCGCCCAGCGGAGCCTGTGGGCGAACGTGGTCGGGACGGTCGTCGTCGTCCTTGCGGGCAAGGGCATCGACGTGATCGGCTTCCCCAGGGCCACCAGTTCGCCTTCAGCCTGGCCTTCC is a window from the Bacillota bacterium genome containing:
- a CDS encoding tRNA-binding protein; the protein is MTAEVKPVITMDILDKIDVRVGTIVSVEDVPGSRKLLRLTVDFGAFTRRILSGMKGERENPREIEGRQALFVVNVAPRAMAGEVSEGMIFDIGYADGRVPVLAQPEKPVPNGTRVG
- a CDS encoding MFS transporter is translated as MRPGPAMTAGESMGAGDSRARLSRNTFINTCHGMVSITAVNMVQPFLGIYAIKGGASNFLVAMLSTAPALVSLLAMIPGASFIDRRSDKKRLTALFFLANRAFYLAVAAATLAPAAYRPLLIVTAVALMNLPAAISNVAWQAFIAGIIPPDQRPSAFAQRSLWANVVGTVVVVLAGKGIDVIGFPRATSSPSAWPSWSGWPRSGSSTG